Part of the Paenibacillus aurantius genome, AGAGGCTCGTCCTTGGAGAGGAGCACATCAATGCCCTTGTCGGTGGCGACGATCTCATCCTTCTCAGTAGGGCTATCCAGGTCAAGCCCGTAATGGGCGTGGTCTCCATGGCTATGGGTGACGAGCACGCGAAGCTTCAAATCCTTGTTCTCTTCCTTCTCCAGCTCGAGCTTCAGGATTTTGGCCGCATTGCGCGTAATCTTGCAGTTCATACCAATCTCTCCTCAGTCAATCGTTTGATCTAATAGTAGTGGAAACGCCCTGCGGCGTCAAATCCAAGAGGCTTATACCGATCACCCGTCCAGCACCGAATCTCCCGTATAGAGCGGGTAAAATCCCATCTCCGTTCCGCAGGCCGGGCACTGCTTGCCGGGACCCGGCAGACGGCCGCAAGCCTCGGCTGCCGTATAAGCCGCATCGTATCTCCACGTTACCGCGTAGGGCCTGTAGTGCACATGGACACACAGGCGGTTCGGGCAATAAGCCCGGATGTGATAGCCTCCCGCCAAACCGGTCCGCTCCTTCCTCCCCCCGTCCCAAGCCGGGGTTCTTTCCTAACAGGATGGACGGCGGACGCCGGTTCTAAACGGGGATGGCGGCGGATGAAGCCAAACAACCCCCAGAGGCCAACGGCACGGCGGGAAGTAAGCTTCCTTCCGGGTTTCCCAAGGGGGTTATTCTTATGGAAGATGCTTTAGGCCGACTCGCCCGCCAGAATGGCATCGATTTCCTTCAAATCCGCCTCCGCCAGCCGGATGCCGGACGCCTTGACATTCTCCTCCACCTGCTCGGGGCGTGAAGCTCCGATGATGCAGCTTGAAATGTTCGGAAGCCTGAGAATCCAAACGAGGGCCAGCTGCGCGAGCGAGAGATCGTGGCTCTCCGCAATCGGCTTCAGCTTCTCCACTTTCTTAAGCTGTTCCTCCTTAAGCAGCCACTCCATGAACATGTTCGACTTCGGATCGGTTGCCCGGGAGCCTTCCGGTGCCGGCGCGCCCGGCTTGTACTTCCCGGTTAGCACCCCTTGGGCGAGCGGGGAGAACACCACCTGGCCGATCCCTTCCCGCTCGCTGACCGGCACGATTTCCTTCTCGATGTTCCGGTTGAACATATTGTACTGGGGCTGGTTGGATACGATCCGGTCCAGATTCAGCTCCCTGGCCGTGGCGGCGGCGTCGGCCAGCTGAACCGCGCTCCATTCGCTTACCCCCGTATACAGCACCTTACCCTGGGTGACCAGGTCATCCAGCGCCCGGAGCGTTTCCTCGAGCGGCGTGTTGGGATCGTACCGGTGGCATTGGTACAGATCGATATAGTCCACCTTCATGCGCCGGAGGCTTGCTTCGCACTGCTCCATAATATGCTTGCGGGACAGGCCCCGGTCGTTCGGTCCGTCGCCCATCGGGAAGAACACCTTGGTGGCCAGAACATAGGAATCCCGGGAATATTTCTTCAAGGCTTTCCCGACAATCTCTTCGGCCGCTCCCCGGTGATACACATTCGCCGTATCAAAAAAATTGATGCCCAGCTCATAAGCGCGGTCCACCACAGCCTCAGCCTGCTCCGCCTCCACGGAGCCTCCATAGGTCAGCCAGCTTCCCAGGCTGATCTCGCTTACCTTCACTCCACTTTTCCCCAAACGCCGGTACTCCATAATGATGGCCTCCTCTATGTCTTTAAGTAAAAGGTAATCCTCGCTCTATTCCCTCTCCAGCATCAGAACTCGGCTCCATCCTGCAAATAATGCTGCTGCCGCCACCCGAGCAGCTGCTTCGCTTTCTCGTTGCTCAAGAAGCTCGACCTTCCGTCCAGCCGCTGGCGGAACTCTTTAACCCCGGGCAAATACCGGGCGGCCAGCTCCTCGGTCGGAAGATTCGAGGACGTATCGTCCGCCGCCAGAATGAGGGCCTGGGCTCCCAGCCCTTCCTTCTCTATGGCGAGCCGGCAGGCCGAGGCCACATCCCTTACATCAATGTAGGACCAGAGGATGCCACGGCGCTGCTCCGGCTTGTCAAAGCCTCCGATGACCCTCTCATAATCGGACGGTTCCAGGATGTTGCCGAGCCGGAACGAGACCACCTGCATCCCGGTGCGGCGGTGGAACGTTTCTCCTGTCTGCTCGTTCACCACCTTGGACAGGCCGTAGCTGTCCTCCGGTAGCTGGGGATGCTCTTCGTCCACCGGCAGGTAGCGGGGCTCGAAGAATTCGCTTGCAAAACAGATGCCGTAAGAGGATTCGCTCGACGCCAGCACCGCCTTGCGGATAGTCAGATTGGCGCATGCCTCCAGAATGTTGTAGGTACTCATGACATTCGTGCGGAATACCACATCATTCGGGTGGGTGAACGCCTGCGGAATGGCGGCGAAATGAATGACCGCCTCAACCGGTCTCCGGTCTCTCCCCCCAAAAGAACTCAAGGCGTTATGAACCTGTCCGGCATCAGTCAAGTCGGTCAGGATCGTCCGGCACAGGCTTTCCTCCGGCAGCTTTGAATCCAGGTTAACCACCTCGTACCCGTGATCGATCAGCTCGCGGACGATCCATTTGCCCGCCTTGCCGCTTCCGCCTGTAACCGCTATCTTTCCCTTGTTCATGAGCAGAGCCTCCCGTGATGTTGCCTGGATATAGTCCTTTGAAACCACGCTTACATTGTAAACGCTCCTCCAGCGGGTGAAAAGTAGTGAAAAATTGTTGCTATTATTACAGAAAGCATACATACTTTATTGGAGTATAGCAGCTATAGCGAAAGGAGATTTCCATGCCAAACCAGGAACAAACCGCCTCCCATCCAGGGAAACCGAGCAGTTACATACCCAAACAGCCCGTCACCGTCGCCTGCTCGATCGAACAGACCCTAAGCGTCATTGGGGGAAAATGGTCCTTCCTCGTCCTGCGCGAACTCTTCTGCGGGACGAAGCGCTTCGGCGAGCTGCAAAGGCAGATCAACGGGGTAAGCCCCAAAGCACTTACCGATACGCTCCGCCACCTGGAGGAACAGGGGGTATTGGAGCGCAAAGCCTATGCCACCGTACCGGTAACCGTCGAGTATACCCTCACACCGAAGGGACAAGACCTGCACCAGATTTTGAAAGAAATGAAGCTTTGGGCAGCCAAATGGACGTAGTGCCTAAGGCATCCCCACCCCATTTTACATTGTCGAGGTGACCCCCTGTCATGCTTTCCTTCTACAAGAAGTATTACAAAACGGTGTTCGATATCGCGCTGATCGTCGTGACGATCTACCTGTTCATGCTCCTGTTCAGCTACCTGTACCGGATTGCGACGCCCATCTTCCTCGCCTTCCTCATCTTTCTGGCGATTGAGCCTCTGGCCAAATTCCTGAACCGCCGGGGGCTGAAGAAGTCGATCGCTTCGGCGATCTCCACCCTGCTTTTCGTCCTCGTCATTCTCGGGATTCTGGTCGGAGTAGGGGCGATTTTCGCCAGCCAGATTTATAACCTCGCCGAGAAGATTCCGGCTTATAAGCTTATCCTTCAGGAGCAGATTGCCTTGAACACGGATTATGTGCAGAACCGGCTCGAGGCCCTTCCTCCCGATCTGGTGGAGAAAAGCAAGCAGTATACATCGACCGTTATTGAGTATGGCTCCCGGGTGGCCACCACCTTTCTGAAGTCGCTCGTAGCGGGCTTGACCTCCTTCTCCTCCTTCCTGGTCAACTTCGTGATCGGCATCATTCTGGCCTATTTCCTGAGCATCGAAATCAACCTGTGGAAGAAAATGGCCGACGAAAATACCCCGAGTACCTTCAAGAAGGCCTTCTTTTTTCTGAAAGAAAACGTCCTGGCCGGCATCGGGGGGTATTTGAAGGCCCAGCTCAAAATGGTGAGTGTCACCTTCCTCGTCATTTTCGTTGCGCTGCTTGTGCTTCAGGTCAAAAACGCGTTCTCGGTGTCTCTTCTGGCCGCCGTCTTCGACCTCCTGCCGCTGCTCGGCGTATCCACCGTCTTCATTCCGTGGATCATCTACCTGTTCATCGTCGGCCATACGAGCCTGGCCATCTGGCTCAGCGTACTGCTAGCGGCGGTCATTCTCGTCCGGCAGATTCTCGAGCCGAAGATTACCGGCGATACGCTCGGCGTATCCGCTTTTACGATGCTTTCGTTTATGATCATTTCCTTGTCCCTTTTCGGGGTGGCGGGCCTGATCATTTCGCCCATCCTCATCATCACGATCAAAGCCCTGCATGAGCAGGGCTACTTGAGACGCTGGATCCGGCTGCCGGCCGGTGAGTACGACCAGCAACCTCCTCTGTGGTAGCTTAACGCAGGACCGGAAGCAGCACCCTTTCCACGTGAAAGAGGTGCTGTTTCATTTTGTCCTGGGCGAGTCCCATGTCGCGGGCCCGGATCGCCTCGACGATCTCCGCATGCTCTCTCCACAGCTGTTCCGATACGGAGCGGTTCGAGTAGAACTGCTTTCGTCTCGCTTCCCGGACAGCGGTTTCAAGAGCGCCTGACACCTCTTCCAGAAGCCGGGCCAGCACGGAGTTATGGGCGGAGCGGGCAAGCGTCCGATGGAAACGGAGGTCCGCTTCTTCCCCCGCCTCCTCGTTGCCGAGATGAGGCTGAATATCCGCCACCACGACCTCTAGATCGGCCAAGTCCTCCTCCGTCCGGTTTTCCGCCGCATAAGCCGCCGCCGCTACCTCGAGTGCTTTGCGTGTTTCGAGCAGCTCGGTAATGGGATCCCGGTCGGTCAGAAGCGGTTCAACATTCAAAGACATGGTTAAAGAATCCAAGTCGGAAAGCACCTTCGCTGCCATAGCTTCCACCCCTTCTTCCGGATGGCTTTATCCGGTCTCTTATGTTCTTTTACCCAATATTTTGAGGCTTATTCAGCCGATATGGTATAGTGGAACGATCAGCATACGGAGGAGATCGAATGACGTCCCAACCCGCCTCAATAGCTTGGAAACCGGCCGTTTGGCTGCTGGCCGGGGATCTGGTCATGATCCTGCTCTTCACGGCGGCAGGCAGCCGGGAGCACCATTACGGCTTTACCCTGTACCAGACGTTCTTCACGGCGCTGCCCTTCCTGCTAGCCTGGATAGCCGCGGGCTTCGTGATGGGCGCGTTTCGCCCAAAAGCTTATTCCGGCTTCGGCGCCGGAGCCGCGGCTGCCGCCCTTTCCTGGGTGGTGGCCCTCCCGTTCGGCCTTGTGCTCCGCCGGTTTATGTACGGAAAGCCGATCTTCACGATTTACGGGGTGCTGGCCCTGTTCTTCGTCTATCTCTTCCTGATGCTCTGGCGAAGCCTGTTTATCACCCTCCGTCGGAGAAGGAAAACAGCCCCATAGGGACCTTCCCGGTCCGA contains:
- a CDS encoding HesB/IscA family protein, translated to MNCKITRNAAKILKLELEKEENKDLKLRVLVTHSHGDHAHYGLDLDSPTEKDEIVATDKGIDVLLSKDEPLLDGVRIDYLYLPQEGFVITNPSKGNHGDH
- a CDS encoding aldo/keto reductase family protein; amino-acid sequence: MEYRRLGKSGVKVSEISLGSWLTYGGSVEAEQAEAVVDRAYELGINFFDTANVYHRGAAEEIVGKALKKYSRDSYVLATKVFFPMGDGPNDRGLSRKHIMEQCEASLRRMKVDYIDLYQCHRYDPNTPLEETLRALDDLVTQGKVLYTGVSEWSAVQLADAAATARELNLDRIVSNQPQYNMFNRNIEKEIVPVSEREGIGQVVFSPLAQGVLTGKYKPGAPAPEGSRATDPKSNMFMEWLLKEEQLKKVEKLKPIAESHDLSLAQLALVWILRLPNISSCIIGASRPEQVEENVKASGIRLAEADLKEIDAILAGESA
- a CDS encoding NAD-dependent epimerase/dehydratase family protein; amino-acid sequence: MNKGKIAVTGGSGKAGKWIVRELIDHGYEVVNLDSKLPEESLCRTILTDLTDAGQVHNALSSFGGRDRRPVEAVIHFAAIPQAFTHPNDVVFRTNVMSTYNILEACANLTIRKAVLASSESSYGICFASEFFEPRYLPVDEEHPQLPEDSYGLSKVVNEQTGETFHRRTGMQVVSFRLGNILEPSDYERVIGGFDKPEQRRGILWSYIDVRDVASACRLAIEKEGLGAQALILAADDTSSNLPTEELAARYLPGVKEFRQRLDGRSSFLSNEKAKQLLGWRQQHYLQDGAEF
- a CDS encoding winged helix-turn-helix transcriptional regulator, whose amino-acid sequence is MPNQEQTASHPGKPSSYIPKQPVTVACSIEQTLSVIGGKWSFLVLRELFCGTKRFGELQRQINGVSPKALTDTLRHLEEQGVLERKAYATVPVTVEYTLTPKGQDLHQILKEMKLWAAKWT
- the ytvI gene encoding sporulation integral membrane protein YtvI, whose product is MLSFYKKYYKTVFDIALIVVTIYLFMLLFSYLYRIATPIFLAFLIFLAIEPLAKFLNRRGLKKSIASAISTLLFVLVILGILVGVGAIFASQIYNLAEKIPAYKLILQEQIALNTDYVQNRLEALPPDLVEKSKQYTSTVIEYGSRVATTFLKSLVAGLTSFSSFLVNFVIGIILAYFLSIEINLWKKMADENTPSTFKKAFFFLKENVLAGIGGYLKAQLKMVSVTFLVIFVALLVLQVKNAFSVSLLAAVFDLLPLLGVSTVFIPWIIYLFIVGHTSLAIWLSVLLAAVILVRQILEPKITGDTLGVSAFTMLSFMIISLSLFGVAGLIISPILIITIKALHEQGYLRRWIRLPAGEYDQQPPLW
- a CDS encoding FadR/GntR family transcriptional regulator yields the protein MSLNVEPLLTDRDPITELLETRKALEVAAAAYAAENRTEEDLADLEVVVADIQPHLGNEEAGEEADLRFHRTLARSAHNSVLARLLEEVSGALETAVREARRKQFYSNRSVSEQLWREHAEIVEAIRARDMGLAQDKMKQHLFHVERVLLPVLR
- a CDS encoding DUF3054 domain-containing protein: MTSQPASIAWKPAVWLLAGDLVMILLFTAAGSREHHYGFTLYQTFFTALPFLLAWIAAGFVMGAFRPKAYSGFGAGAAAAALSWVVALPFGLVLRRFMYGKPIFTIYGVLALFFVYLFLMLWRSLFITLRRRRKTAP